A part of Gossypium hirsutum isolate 1008001.06 chromosome A07, Gossypium_hirsutum_v2.1, whole genome shotgun sequence genomic DNA contains:
- the LOC107952815 gene encoding 14-3-3 protein 4 isoform X1: protein MSPTESSREENVYMAKLAEQAERYEEMVEFMENVAKTVDVGELTVEERNLLSVAYKNVIGARRASWRIISSIEQKEESRGNEDHVATIKEYRSKIEAELSKICDGILSLLESHLIPSASSAESKVFYLKMKGDYHRYLAEFKTGAERKEAAESTLLAYKSAQDIALGDLAPTHPIRLGLALNFSVFYYEILNSPDRACNLAKQAFDEAISELDTLGEESYKDSTLIMQLLRDNLTLWTSDITDEAGDEIKEASKPESGEGQQ, encoded by the exons ATGTCGCCAACCGAATCATCACGAGAGGAAAATGTTTACATGGCCAAGCTGGCTGAGCAGGCCGAGCGCTATGAGGAAATGGTTGAGTTCATGGAAAATGTAGCAAAAACTGTAGATGTTGGTGAGCTGACTGTGGAGGAAAGGAACCTTCTTTCTGTAGCTTACAAAAATGTGATTGGGGCTAGGAGGGCTTCTTGGAGGATTATCTCTTCTATTGAGCAGAAGGAAGAGAGCAGAGGAAATGAGGATCATGTTGCAACCATCAAGGAGTATAGGAGCAAGATTGAAGCTGAGCTCAGCAAGATATGTGATGGGATTTTGAGCCTCCTTGAGTCTCACCTCATTCCTTCAGCTTCATCTGCCGAGTCCAAGGTGTTTTACCTTAAAATGAAGGGTGATTATCATAGGTATCTTGCTGAGTTCAAGACTGGTGCTGAGAGGAAGGAAGCTGCTGAGAGCACTTTGTTGGCTTACAAGTCTGCACAG GATATTGCTCTCGGTGACCTAGCGCCAACTCACCCAATTAGGCTGGGACTTGCTCTTAACTTCTCTGTTTTCTACTATGAAATTCTTAACTCACCTGATCGTGCTTGCAATCTTGCAAAACAG GCTTTTGATGAGGCTATTTCTGAGTTGGATACATTGGGTGAGGAATCCTACAAGGATAGTACATTGATCATGCAACTTCTTCGGGACAACCTAACCCTTTGGACATCTGATATCACg GACGAAGCTGGAGACGAGATCAAGGAAGCTTCCAAACCCGAGTCAGGGGAGGGACAGCAGTGA